A single region of the Oleispira antarctica RB-8 genome encodes:
- the rluA gene encoding Ribosomal large subunit pseudouridine synthase A, whose amino-acid sequence MSQPHPNDFIAPPCHEEIDILFQDEHILLINKPTKLLSLSGKNPANLDSVHYRIRQDFPSALMIHRLDLGTSGIMVLALNKDISAKLNRQFSERLVKKTYTALLAGHLAHEHGQIDLPIAKGEFPYQKICHDGGKPALTEYQLLSYEDYQQNQQHNHQEYPVSRVLYKPHTGRTHQLRIHSQQLGHPILGCDLYPSPDSATVHMAERLMLHATRLEFNHPISGERIIAECNCPF is encoded by the coding sequence ATGTCACAGCCACACCCCAATGACTTTATTGCACCACCTTGTCATGAGGAAATAGACATATTATTTCAAGATGAGCATATTCTGCTCATCAACAAACCAACAAAATTACTCAGCCTATCCGGTAAAAACCCTGCCAATCTTGATTCCGTCCATTACCGCATCCGACAAGATTTTCCGAGTGCACTGATGATTCACCGCCTCGACTTAGGCACTTCGGGCATCATGGTGCTCGCCCTTAATAAAGACATCAGCGCCAAGCTCAATCGCCAATTCAGCGAACGCTTAGTGAAGAAAACCTACACCGCGTTATTAGCAGGACATCTTGCACATGAACACGGCCAGATTGATCTACCCATTGCCAAAGGTGAATTCCCCTATCAAAAAATTTGTCATGACGGCGGTAAGCCGGCATTAACCGAATATCAGTTGTTAAGTTACGAAGACTATCAACAAAATCAGCAGCACAACCATCAAGAATACCCAGTGAGCCGCGTACTTTATAAACCCCATACAGGCCGCACTCATCAACTGCGCATTCACAGCCAACAACTGGGCCACCCGATATTAGGCTGCGACCTATACCCCAGCCCCGATAGTGCAACCGTACATATGGCAGAGCGTTTAATGCTGCACGCTACCCGCTTAGAGTTTAATCACCCGATTAGCGGCGAGCGCATCATTGCCGAGTGCAACTGCCCTTTTTAG